A stretch of Geotrypetes seraphini chromosome 2, aGeoSer1.1, whole genome shotgun sequence DNA encodes these proteins:
- the LOC117355818 gene encoding E3 SUMO-protein ligase KIAA1586-like, producing MSKRKENEEFGSSTKKKRSQFKKEWLTEFLVDTTLPHASGRKTVAMKEIFEYSDTDNALICSLCRKAGVNGEWSTGKTWSEWKIDYLKRHLNHNSHLEAVQKLHNQSRGFLMNFLKETPDSRNNRIEYILIDNILLAVKLNSSMLSVQEIHNHMAKYVKIPDSWRSKNYAFEFLDCINAIVKRETFTEIRRSPFHTLIIDESTDISVSKMLIIYIKFRRSGSNIHETVFAGIKHLTACDSTAIVDAIKQFYSENDLDFSRMVMFTSDGASVMLGKHNGVAAKLRQSVPHLLEQHCVAHREDLGIDDAWKTIPFMKEIETLIRTVYTIFSRSSVRKAKLEDIANAADSDVISFKAIHDVRWLSRHFAVSAVVRNYDILLEYCQEQVEEDNDPVHKYCLTKLSNLEFKVALFILCDVLEELGSLCKLLQKSCLAPLDAFQFTKAKLRKLRSQYLGEKPHFNENVETLISSCNSVIKTDHILTFITQTCDHMDKRFPDNELEDWRVFDKDCISNPSNLEEFTFGNEQFSRLSNRYFLLMNKDDEHCFKRQLISEYSEFKYIIAEKVKAGAIQTLQEMYNFAQQHKQFSGLNALLDVCGTFQASSADCERGFSLMNAIKTKTRNKLRVEHLECLIRIKLYLATGNNVNIDSVYNFWKSEKGRREQS from the coding sequence ATGTCGAAGCGTAAAGAGAATGAAGAGTTTGGTAGCAGCACAAAGAAAAAGCGCAGCCAATTTAAGAAGGAATGGCTGACCGAGTTTTTGGTTGACACCACGTTGCCGCACGCGAGTGGACGGAAAACAGTGGCGATGAAAGAAATATTCGAATATAGCGACACGGACAACGCATTAATTTGCTCTCTATGCCGAAAAGCAGGTGTTAACGGAGAATGGAGCACAGGGAAGACTTGGTCTGAGTGGAAAATTGATTATTTAAAGCGTCATCTGAATCATAATTCTCATTTAGAAGCGGTTCAAAAGCTTCACAATCAAAGCCGAGGTTTTCTAATGAATTTCTTGAAAGAAACTCCCGATAGTCGGAACAACAGAATCGAATACATTTTAATTGATAATATATTGCTAGCGGTAAAGTTGAATTCGTCCATGCTATCCGTCCAGGAAATTCACAATCACATGGCTAAATACGTAaaaatacctgatagctggagaagcaaaaactatgctttcgagttccttgactgcataaatgccattgttaaacgggaaacatttacagaaatccggaggtctccttttcataccctaataattgatgaaagtactgatatttctgtttcgaaaatGCTCATAATATACATTAAATTTAGAAGAAGTGGCAGCAACATTCATGAGACAGTTTTTGCTGGCATCAAACATCTAACTGCTTGTGACAGCACAGCTATAGTTGATGCTATAAAGCAGTTTTATAGTGAGAACGATTTAGATTTCAGTCGTATGGTCATGTTCACGTCCGATGGAGCATCAGTCATGCTTGGGAAGCATAATGGTGTAGCTGCAAAGTTACGTCAATCAGTTCCTCATCTTCTAGAGCAACACTGTGTAGCTCACCGCGAAGATCTAGGCATAGACGATGCATGGAAAACGATCCCATTCATGAAAGAGATCGAAACTCTAATACGCACCGTGTATACGATTTTCAGTAGATCGAGCGTACGAAAAGCCAAACTGGAGGATATTGCTAATGCTGCAGACTCAGATGTCATTTCATTTAAAGCTATACATGATGTTAGGTGGCTGTCTCGGCACTTTGCTgtaagtgcagtggttagaaattATGACATCCTGTTAGAATATTGTCAAGAACAGGTGGAAGAAGACAATGATCCCGTGCACAAATACTGCCTGACTAAATTGAGTAATCTGGAATTTAAAGTTGCGCTATTTATTCTCTGCGATGTTCTTGAGGAGCTTGGATCACTGTGTAAGCTTCTTCAGAAGAGTTGTTTGGCACCTTTGGATGCATTCCAGTTCACTAAAGCCAAATTAAGGAAACTCAGATCTCAATATCTGGGAGAAAAACCACATTTCAATGAAAATGTTGAAACTCTCATTTCAtcttgtaattctgtaattaaaaCAGATCATATTCTTACATTTATTACACAAACTTGTGATCATATGGACAAAAGATTTCCTGACAATGAATTAGAGGACTGGCGTGTTttcgacaaagactgtatctcaaATCCGTCCAACTTAGAGGAATTTACATTTGGAAACGAACAATTTTCACGATTATCTAACCgttattttctgttaatgaacaaagatgatgaacattgtttcaaaaggcagcttatttcagaatattcggagttcaaatatattattgctgaaaaaGTAAAAGCAGGAGCTATACAAACGCTTCAGGAAATGTACAATTTTGCTCAGCAGCATAAACAGTTCAGTGGACTAAATGCTCTATTAGACGTGTGTGGCACCTTTCAGGCTTCAAGTGCCGATTGTGAGAGAGGATTTAGCTTGATGAATGCTATAAAGACAAAGACTCGTAATAAGTTAAGAGTAGAACATTTGGAATGCCTAATTAGAATCAAACTTTATTTAGCCACAGGAAATAATGTAAACATAGACAGTGTttacaatttttggaaatcagaaaaaggcagaagagaacaatcttaa